Below is a window of Osmia bicornis bicornis chromosome 8, iOsmBic2.1, whole genome shotgun sequence DNA.
CAAACGTTTTAGAGAAAAAGGCTATAACCTTCTCTTGTCCTTCCTGGAATTGAGATAGGACTGCTCCAATTGCAACATTCGAAGCATCcgtatcaaaaataaaatccaTCTCATGTTGAGGGTAGGCCAGAACTGGAGCTTCTACAAGATGTCTCTTCAATTCTTCAAAAGCACCTTGGCATTCTTCTGACCAACGGAAAAGCACTTTGTCCTCAGTAAGACGATGCAAAGGTTTCGCAATGGAAGAGAAACCATTCACGAATTTCCTATAGTAGGTGCAGAGACCCAGGAAACTTCGCAGCTCAGTCCTGTTCTTCGGGATCGGCCAATTCTGCACCGCTGAAATCTTCTCTGGATCCGTCTTCACTCCATCCTCAGAAACTATGTGCCCCAAATACCTGACTTCCCGGCAAAAGAGATTACATTTCTTCGTGCTCAGTAGAAGTTTGGCATCGCGCAAGCGGGAGAATACAACTCTTATATGCTCAATCTCTTGACCGAAGCTTTTCGCAAAAATGATTACGTCATCCAAGTAAACAAGACAAATCTTCCAGTTCAATCCTTGTAAAACATTGTCCATCAGACGCTCGAAGGTGGCTGGAGCGTTACAAAGTTCGAAGGGCATGACTTTAAATTGCCACAGTCCTGTGCCAACGCAGAAGGCGGTTTTCTCCTTGTCTTCATCATCAACTAAAATCTGCCAATATCCACTCTGTAAATCTAGCGTCGTGAACCACGTTGAACCGGCCACCGCATCCAGAGTGTCCTCGATCCTTGGCAACGGATAAGAATCCTTCTTCGTAACCTCGTTGAGACGACGATAATGCACACAAAACCTGGTACTTCCGTCCTTCTTTTTGACCAGGACAATTGGCGAAGACCATGGACTCTTTGACTTTTCAATCACCCCTTGCCGTTCCATTTTCATAAGTAGTTCCTCAACTTCGTCTCGGCGGTGCAACGGTAAACGTCGTGGGGGTTGCTTAATCGGCGAACAAGTTCCCGTGTCTATTTTATGCTGGACTACACTACATTTTCCTACTTCAACCGAATTTTGGCAAATATGTCTTTAAATTCAAGAAGCAGATTCCTGAATGCAAACCGTTGTTCTTCATTCAAATCTTTTCCACTGCGTATGTACAGTTCTTGAAGATACTCCGGAACGGAATCCTCTTCCTCTCTTGTGCTAAATGCCAACGGTTTCTTcatcaaatttctttttagaaaATCAACTTCTCCATGGTGTTCTATACAAAGCTTCCCCAAGTTAAAGTCCAGCTGACAAGAATGCTTTTTGAGGAAATTTGTTCCCAGAATACACTGTCCCGCCATATCAATAAGGAGGAACTCTTCTTCGGAGTTCAAAGTACCGATTGTTACCAAGGATCGCTGTTTTCCATAAATCGGTAATTTCTCCCCAGAGATGGAGAAAATTTGGGGACTATAGAGTTTTTCCGTTCCCGCCGTGCCAAATTTGTTATTACTTCCAAATTTCTTTACATCCAGTAAATTTAAACTTGAGCCCGTGTCAAGTATTATGGGGCACTCCTTTTCTGTGACGGATCCCTCGACGCAGGACAAAACATTTCCGGCAACTCTTCGTACGACGGGGGTGAACAAAGGTGAAGCCGGAGGGTGCCCCTCTACGCCGACTGCTTCCCGTTTCCCttcttcgttgaaaattcttcttttctttttttcggaCAATTCCGCCACATATGACCCTTCTCCTTGCAATTCCAGCATTCCATCTCCTGTCTTTCAAGCTTCCGTTTTACCGGTCTTCTCATTTCTCTCCTTCCGGAATCCCTCTCCGAAGAATAAACCGGTTtagtaaatgtttctttttttgtaacgGGCGCATTAGCCATTGACTCGACTGCTTCAATCTCCAGAGCCCTGATAACAGCAGCCCTGAGAGATGTGAAACCTCCGAGCCAAAGCATCCGTTTCATTTCCTCATTAGCCAGCGAGGAAACAAATTGTGAGGCAGCAAGCTTGTCTCTAATTTCTAAAGGGCATTCGCAAAAAGCGGCCTGTGCTAGCCTCTCAATCTCCGTGGCTAAATCGGAAATAGATTCCCCTTTccgttgtttataattttgaaacttaacATAATTGAGGTTCTCAAAATTTTTCGTTCCATAACGGAACGCAAGGGCCGAAATTAACGCGGGAAAATCAGTCTGTTTTTCAACGGAAAGAGAAGTCAAAACACTCCGCGCCGGTCCCTCGAGTGATGTAACCAAGGCCAAGGCCTTTCTTGGCTCATCCCAACGATTCGCCCCTGCAATCGCTTCAAACTGGAGTTTAAACTCCTCCCAGTTAgttttaccatcaaactttggTGGTTTCAGAACGTAGCCTAAATCGGAAACGTTCCGCGGCACACCAGACATTTCCTGTTGAGAGACCGGAGGTGAGGGCTGGGGTATCGCGAGACCAGCAGAAGTGGAAGGACTAACAAGAGAGGCTTCGCGATCCCCATCACGGACTGCCGTGGCCGAaaacttttctaaaaatagttGGAAATTGGACGATAGCACCTGATAATTGTTCTCCATCGCTGTCATCCGCTCTTCCAGCAGCTTCTGGATCGCTGAAGAAGCCGTTCTCTCCTCTTGCTGTTTCTCTTCCGCGCGAGAGCGCTCCTTTTCCCATCGAGAGTTAAATGCGCGCTGCTGCTCCCTATACTGCGTCGAGATGCTCCTCTGCAAGCCCTCGAAAAGCGTCTCCAAAGTCTCCGGAGAAACCTGGTGCCCGGCTGAAGATCGAGTTCTTATCGTCCTACCGACTGCGCCaatgttgcgccggggagtggagctcgcgctttccatagttaaatgaatacaccaggagcaaactagactgtctatatttcagttacacaattggtttagcaatagatccgtacagttcggcttcccgatacaatctgatatttttaaaaaagacgcgcggttgtctaagagacctcaagcatccggtgacgtgtttccgctcgaaacaagggatagcttcacgttatgactcgacgacagcttcggacagggcagtcgatggctctttcgatacatcaagaagcggtcgatgcgtcgaaagagcgggaacttctcgccgtcgcaacagtattaaatgcatttttcacatccagggtaattagcagacagtgatttcgccctctgcgcgcacgatcccgctccgacatgaccaccttcgtcgcctgatgagttgatctgccctccgtgtacccaaattgacgcaccgacagccctccagacaggcgaatcgcttctagcattaacacgcgcaaagcatattcgaaacagttccccatgtctgacagcatgcaaagcggtcgaaggtcggaaagagaattacaggctttcccggcctgcggtattaaagccagacgccctattttccaagcccttggaaagtatcctagcctcagacaggaattgaaaagggcacaaacccagccggatgcagtgttacgcagaacgtgaacggcctcgccagggatttcatctggacccggagcttttcctttcttcaacatccccattgcgtacctcgcatcttcgttcgtgaacacgtccccctggcgcgaggtgccctcccctgggcttcagcatctctttctggtgttaggaggaacagcgcttgaccctgcggctacccccgcgatctcgcgtgcgttggatgccgacgacgttgacgctccttcctgacgaggccagatcaatgaagcctgcgctgcttcttctcctcttgcttcgtcttcctcctcttcttctcctgcactactccttgggatggcaacctcttcttgtcgctcctgctccaccacgaaaagcgcggacaccgttgcgtggaactcctctcggttgaggcgaaccaggggcgacttccccttcagacgattcatgaccgccttgtagggtttcccccacggatcttcttcgatagtcgagaccatctcactccacgatgcctctttagctcgacgcaatgccaaggataaggcacgtcggctttccagcatctccatgcgatacgggtgcgcctgctgtcgtgctgccgtcaggctccggcgagccaccttctgccagcggtggcggagacgctttgcttggagacaaagatctgctatcttctggctccaccatggtacattttgtattttcctcctcttgcgggtcggcaatggtggacgggttgactgaaagagcgtctctaactcctcaatcacttcatcaatttcggccacggtgcacagcggcggtagtgcggactgttccgatggaccggctgctgcagctgctctctcttgactacgttgaactgttggatccagggatcctggcatcggtaactggccactcactatttccctccacgcctccatgtccgggcgacctagtctcgcctcccaaagagtatcctcgggcgaaccaatagcctctggtctcgctttaaatcgatgaataagatagcggtgatccgaccccgaatagcgcgtggacactgtggacctaaatattcgaccgtggaggctgcggctacacgcaagggtatcgattcgagaacccacgccaccacgctcgaatgacgggcctccttgacttgccacgggcatcagccctgcgTGCTCGATCAAActcatcatacggtgaccgcgtgaaACCACGTgatctgatccccagtgcggagagcgggcattgaaatccccggcgattataatcggtttcctaacatttgacagacatgtcgcaagaccccgtaattgaccttcaaagctttctatagtcagtgatggtgagaagtaacaactcactatcacaaactcgcgagtctccaatgccacgcatccgtctgtctcaaacacctttctagtcacccccatgtcgcagctaggacgattcgtataccacacgcaggctgagctgctcctgtcctgatgccaattcggatgaggattaaacggctcactgatgacgactatatccgcgcgaaactcgttcacggcctgccacaagagatcctgtgccgcgcggcatctgtttaaattgatctgcagtacgctgaacgcagacatgttttcctcttctctttcttcttcggctcggagatttagcagcacagtaacgtagctatcagaacataaaataatttttaacaaaaaaacatccgccttcgaaatgcactaaaaagtataaaataatttctatttcattt
It encodes the following:
- the LOC123988073 gene encoding uncharacterized protein LOC123988073, whose product is MENNYQVLSSNFQLFLEKFSATAVRDGDREASLVSPSTSAGLAIPQPSPPVSQQEMSGVPRNVSDLGYVLKPPKFDGKTNWEEFKLQFEAIAGANRWDEPRKALALVTSLEGPARSVLTSLSVEKQTDFPALISALAFRYGTKNFENLNYVKFQNYKQRKGESISDLATEIERLAQAAFCECPLEIRDKLAASQFVSSLANEEMKRMLWLGGFTSLRAAVIRALEIEAVESMANAPVTKKETFTKPVYSSERDSGRREMRRPVKRKLERQEMECWNCKEKGHMWRNCPKKRKEEFSTKKGNGKQSA